In the Geoanaerobacter pelophilus genome, AGTGATCGTCAACCGGTATTCCGCCAGCGATTTCCATATGGAAAACCCTACAAGAACCAGGATCAGTGCCGTAACGGCAACAATAATCATGCGCCTCAGAAAGCTATAATCCGGCAGCTCACTGATGCTAACTGGTTTCTGGGATACTCCTGGCAAATTACGCATAATACCGTTATCGGCAATAACTGCAGCGGCTTAACCGGATTAATCCTGCAGATCGTAAACAGAAATTGATAGATGGTGTAACCGCCTGCAATTACAACACATAGGGTTTTCCCTAATAACGTTCCGTTTTCCCCATACGGCGTGCCTGCTGGTTTGAACTGAAGATGTTGTCCCGTTTTGGCTGCACGCCTGTAGCCAGAGCCTCGATCCACTCTTCTGTGCTCATCACCGCGGCAAAGCGCGACTGCATCACCACGGTCATCACCCGGTGGATCTCTTCGGCACTGGCACTGCCGGCACAATTGGCATAGGGAAGCGAGCCGGTGGCATCGGCCAGGAGTTCGACTGCAAACCCTTTGTGCATGCCGTCTACAACTGTCGAAAGATCGCAGTTGTGGGTCATATAGCCAACTATGGTAATGGTGTCGATGCCCCGCTCCCGCAACCACTCTTCGAGCCCGGTATTGGCAAAGGCGCTCGGCAAGCTCTTTGCCAGATAGTGGTCCCTGTTGCGCGAAGCGACAACCTGGTGCAGCTCCGCTCCATGGGTACCCTTGGCCATGAACGGCGCTGTTTCCGGCAGGATATTCTGCACAACCACCACTGGGATCGCCACTGCCTGGGCGCTATCCATGGCCAGGCCGATGTTGGCCAGAGATTGCTCCACCGGGGGGTATTCGATCGGCAGTTGGCCGCCGATATAATCGTTCTGCACATCGATTACTATCAATGCCCTGCTCATGATGTTTGCCATTGATATCTCCTTTTTCCGCTCCCCGGTAATTATTATTCCTAACCATAAGGTCAAGCCCTAGCTCTGCACACTCCTGGCGCAGGGTCAGGGATGTGATGGCTTCTCACTCTGGCCCTGGCGTTAGAATGTTATCCGGCGTTCGCTGGTTTCTGGGTACGGATACTCCATGTGGCGGGCTGTGGCTCGGGCAACGCTCGCGCCGCAATAACGTGCTACCACCGTCAATGCCATATCGATGCCGGCAGAGATCCCAGCCGAGCTGATCAGCGCGCCGTCGTCCACCACATGCAGGTCGCGCACGACCGTGGTCTGTGGAAACGACTGGGCCATCCAGTCCAGAGAGCGCCAATGAGTGGTGGCGCGATGGCCATCCAGCAGTCCGGCAAAACCGAGCAGCATGGCTCCGGTGCAGACCGAAGTCACCAGTTCCACTTCTTTGCCGCGAGCACCCAGCCAGGCCAGCATGGCAGGATTGCTCACCTCCCGGCGGGTGCCCCATCCCCCTGGCACGCAGAGGATATCGAACGGCGGACAATTCTCGAAACCATAGTCGACATTTACCCTCATGCCGCCGCTGGTGCAGACCTGCCCACCATGCTCGGCAATCAGCTTTACCTGGAAAGGTGACGGCTCCTCCCGGCGGTTTTCTTCGTTGAGCCGAGCCACGGAAAAGACCTCAAACGGGCCACAAAAGTCCAGCACTTCGATGTCGTCGAACATGACGATACCAACGGATTTCCTACCCATGTGAGCCTCCTTGCGTTACTCCCCGTTGTCACGCCTGCCGGGGCTCCTTCAACAGGTGGTTATTGCATCCAATAAACAATCACAGGCAGCAGCAAGGCGGTAAATAAACCGTTCAGCGCCATTGCCAACGCCGAAAACGCCCCGGCCACTCTGCTTCTTTGAATGGCATGCGCGGTGCCGATCCCGTGTGAGGCCACTCCCAGGGCCATGCCGCGGGCGTTGTCGTCATATATTTTCAGCCAATTCAGGATAAAGTCGCCGCCAACAGCACCGGTTATGCCGGTCAGAACGACTACCACGGCTGTCAGCGACGGTAAGCCACCGATCTGCTCGGAGACGCCCATTGCAATCGGCGTCGTAATCGATTTCGGAGCCACACTCAACAGGATAATCTTTTCTCCCCCCAAC is a window encoding:
- a CDS encoding DJ-1/PfpI family protein, whose translation is MGRKSVGIVMFDDIEVLDFCGPFEVFSVARLNEENRREEPSPFQVKLIAEHGGQVCTSGGMRVNVDYGFENCPPFDILCVPGGWGTRREVSNPAMLAWLGARGKEVELVTSVCTGAMLLGFAGLLDGHRATTHWRSLDWMAQSFPQTTVVRDLHVVDDGALISSAGISAGIDMALTVVARYCGASVARATARHMEYPYPETSERRITF
- a CDS encoding cysteine hydrolase family protein, with product MANIMSRALIVIDVQNDYIGGQLPIEYPPVEQSLANIGLAMDSAQAVAIPVVVVQNILPETAPFMAKGTHGAELHQVVASRNRDHYLAKSLPSAFANTGLEEWLRERGIDTITIVGYMTHNCDLSTVVDGMHKGFAVELLADATGSLPYANCAGSASAEEIHRVMTVVMQSRFAAVMSTEEWIEALATGVQPKRDNIFSSNQQARRMGKTERY